In a single window of the Romeriopsis navalis LEGE 11480 genome:
- a CDS encoding MAPEG family protein — MLLAQFSNSAILLTSIAAAAALVYAPFMVVGFARMSTGYDMNAPRAMFDGLPDWGKRATWAHQNSWESFLLYAAAALMAFVSGTSADSVRWAVLAYLVARLLFSVFYIANIAPLRSLMFAVGSVSIFTLMSESIRTVLAAG; from the coding sequence ATGCTTCTTGCGCAATTCTCGAATTCAGCGATACTTTTGACCTCGATCGCGGCAGCGGCAGCATTAGTTTATGCCCCATTTATGGTGGTTGGCTTTGCACGAATGTCGACGGGGTATGACATGAATGCCCCCCGGGCCATGTTTGATGGTCTACCCGACTGGGGTAAACGTGCGACTTGGGCGCACCAAAATTCATGGGAATCCTTTCTGCTCTATGCGGCGGCGGCATTGATGGCATTTGTCAGTGGGACGAGTGCTGATTCAGTCCGCTGGGCCGTGCTGGCTTATTTGGTGGCCCGATTGCTATTTTCGGTGTTTTATATTGCGAATATTGCGCCCCTGCGTTCGTTGATGTTTGCGGTGGGATCAGTGTCGATTTTTACGCTGATGTCAGAAAGTATTCGGACGGTATTAGCAGCGGGCTAG
- a CDS encoding glycosyltransferase family 39 protein, with protein sequence MPTFVRQRSVIFVVLIASVTIGIVLRFVNLDTMIYWGDEVYSSIRIFGYTTQEIYQTVAHGQPIPATVLQQFQQVGRHHNLGDTIRTLAIEDAHITPLYFLVARLWAMLFGSSISSIRSLSALFGVALLPAVYWLGIELFKQRRIALCSTALVAIAPVQLLYAQEARMYELWVLLIVITGATLLRAIRRPSWRSWGGFSLMLSASLYSHFLAAIPLAGYGLYTVVLHYRNRPILKRFLLSSTIGILSFCPWIWVFLMRQVVEQEDGTQKPFSLIEAVKNWFSLFRRLFIDVNTTVSGSSLIAAIALVVISGFCLAIVDLAIYRLRQETPMAVWLFIGLLIFGLPMSLFGESLHGVLPSRYLLPSYVGLQLAIGYLIGSRLTHNNAVRRWIWSSSLVALVTIGLISCASNVQANTWWNKGFSECNPATAAIINQSPRPLVISDGTGGPFFDHGLSNIISLARLVKPTTQFQVTLEPNYLDLDQGNFSDRFIFTPSDNLRQWLVSQYGKNMSPVLKLTHPYRGSDICLWRLSDAGFALANDAAATNSRRDAVPSHPQSPN encoded by the coding sequence ATGCCAACTTTTGTTCGACAACGTTCTGTCATATTTGTGGTGCTAATCGCCAGCGTGACGATTGGCATTGTTTTACGCTTTGTCAATCTCGATACGATGATTTATTGGGGCGATGAAGTCTATTCCTCGATTCGGATCTTTGGCTATACCACCCAGGAAATTTACCAAACCGTTGCCCATGGCCAACCCATTCCGGCAACGGTCCTGCAACAATTCCAACAAGTCGGCAGACATCACAATCTGGGCGATACAATTCGCACATTAGCGATCGAAGATGCCCATATTACCCCGCTATATTTCCTCGTAGCGCGGCTATGGGCAATGCTCTTTGGCAGTTCGATCAGTAGCATTCGCAGTCTGTCGGCGTTGTTTGGCGTGGCCTTACTGCCAGCGGTTTATTGGTTAGGGATTGAGCTATTTAAACAACGGCGCATTGCCCTCTGTAGCACCGCGTTAGTCGCGATCGCGCCCGTTCAACTCCTCTACGCCCAAGAAGCCCGCATGTACGAGCTATGGGTCTTGCTGATCGTCATCACTGGGGCCACTTTATTACGGGCAATTCGCCGTCCGAGTTGGCGCAGTTGGGGCGGTTTCAGTTTGATGCTCAGTGCCAGCCTATACTCACACTTTCTAGCCGCCATCCCCCTGGCCGGTTATGGACTATACACAGTCGTTTTACACTATCGCAATCGCCCAATCCTCAAACGATTTTTACTGAGTAGCACAATTGGCATTTTGAGTTTCTGCCCTTGGATTTGGGTGTTTTTGATGCGGCAGGTGGTTGAACAGGAAGACGGCACGCAAAAACCATTCAGTCTCATTGAAGCCGTAAAAAATTGGTTTAGTCTGTTTCGCCGACTCTTTATTGACGTGAATACAACCGTCAGCGGTTCTTCACTGATTGCGGCGATCGCATTAGTCGTCATCTCAGGATTTTGCTTGGCGATCGTCGACCTCGCCATTTACCGACTCCGACAGGAAACACCAATGGCGGTTTGGTTATTTATTGGCCTGTTGATCTTTGGCTTACCGATGAGTCTCTTTGGCGAAAGTCTACATGGCGTCTTACCGTCGCGCTATCTCTTACCCAGCTACGTCGGGCTGCAACTGGCGATCGGCTACTTAATCGGCAGTCGTCTGACCCACAACAACGCTGTCCGTCGCTGGATCTGGTCAAGCAGTTTAGTGGCGTTAGTGACGATCGGGCTCATCTCCTGTGCCTCAAATGTCCAAGCTAACACCTGGTGGAATAAAGGCTTCAGTGAATGCAATCCTGCCACCGCCGCCATTATTAACCAATCCCCGCGCCCATTAGTCATCAGTGATGGGACTGGCGGCCCCTTTTTCGATCACGGCTTGAGTAATATTATTTCCCTCGCCCGCTTGGTCAAACCCACAACCCAGTTTCAAGTCACACTCGAACCCAACTACCTTGATTTAGATCAAGGTAACTTCAGCGATCGATTTATCTTCACGCCATCTGATAATCTCCGCCAATGGCTCGTCAGCCAGTACGGGAAAAATATGTCCCCCGTGCTCAAACTAACCCACCCTTATCGCGGCTCCGATATCTGTTTATGGCGCTTGAGTGACGCGGGTTTCGCGCTGGCGAACGATGCCGCTGCGACCAATTCAAGGCGCGACGCCGTCCCATCGCATCCGCAATCACCCAATTAG
- a CDS encoding DNA recombination-mediator protein A, with translation MSQSLDLPKVDDLVQELAAIQQTGSKRIAILGSRHVPITHQKLIELMIYAMVSEGNRIITSGSTGTNFAAIRGALRADPSLLTVILPQSLDRQPPESREQLDQVMHLVEHPENDTLELAEASALCNQEIIARCQQLIGFAFHDSNTVLQTCRDAEEQRKVVTLFYFD, from the coding sequence TTGAGTCAGTCTTTAGATCTGCCAAAGGTAGATGATTTAGTTCAAGAGCTTGCCGCCATTCAGCAGACTGGATCGAAACGAATTGCGATCTTGGGTTCACGGCATGTGCCGATTACCCACCAGAAGCTGATTGAGCTGATGATCTATGCGATGGTTTCCGAAGGCAATCGCATCATTACATCGGGCTCGACCGGAACAAACTTTGCAGCGATTCGCGGTGCCCTGCGTGCGGATCCCAGTTTGTTGACGGTGATTTTGCCTCAGAGTTTGGATCGGCAGCCGCCGGAATCCCGTGAACAACTGGATCAGGTGATGCATTTAGTGGAGCACCCGGAAAACGATACGTTGGAATTAGCCGAGGCGAGTGCCCTGTGTAACCAAGAGATTATTGCCCGTTGTCAACAGTTAATTGGGTTTGCATTCCACGATAGTAATACCGTGTTGCAGACTTGCCGCGATGCTGAAGAGCAGCGTAAAGTAGTGACATTGTTCTACTTCGACTAG
- a CDS encoding prohibitin family protein, whose amino-acid sequence MRRLNLNRQSLLIGIPVLGVLGLMVLAKSTTIVPVGHIGLIDTFGNIANRVLSPGLHVRNPLSRVIHLSVQTQEFKETTQAPSKEGLAMEMDVSILYRLNPEQAKKVYETVGPNYVQKIVLPQFRSLIRNTTAQYNAQEVYTTKRQTVTNQIRQDLSRVLAERGIIVEDTPLRNVTLPKNLRKTIESKLQAEQESQRMQFILTKEKQEADRKRIEAQGEAAAQTILTQGLSDKVLRLRQIEAMQNIARSKGAKVVVLGGDGKNLLLQP is encoded by the coding sequence ATGCGACGTCTTAACTTGAACCGTCAATCTTTACTCATCGGCATCCCTGTCTTAGGCGTTCTGGGCCTCATGGTGCTCGCCAAAAGCACGACGATCGTCCCAGTGGGTCATATTGGCTTGATTGACACCTTTGGGAATATCGCGAATCGGGTTTTGTCCCCCGGACTGCATGTCCGAAATCCCCTCAGTCGAGTGATCCACCTATCGGTCCAAACCCAAGAATTCAAAGAAACAACCCAGGCCCCATCGAAGGAAGGATTAGCGATGGAAATGGATGTCAGTATCCTCTACCGACTGAATCCAGAACAGGCCAAGAAAGTCTACGAAACCGTCGGCCCGAACTATGTTCAGAAAATTGTCCTCCCGCAATTCCGATCGCTCATTCGCAACACCACCGCCCAGTACAACGCCCAGGAGGTTTACACAACTAAACGCCAAACTGTCACCAACCAAATTCGCCAAGATTTGAGTCGAGTCTTAGCAGAGCGCGGAATCATTGTGGAAGATACGCCCCTACGCAATGTCACCCTGCCCAAAAATCTTCGCAAGACGATCGAATCGAAGCTCCAAGCCGAGCAAGAAAGCCAGCGGATGCAGTTTATTCTCACGAAAGAGAAACAGGAAGCCGACCGCAAACGCATCGAAGCCCAAGGTGAAGCGGCCGCTCAAACCATCCTGACTCAGGGTCTGAGCGATAAAGTCCTGCGCCTGCGACAAATTGAAGCAATGCAAAATATCGCACGATCGAAAGGGGCCAAAGTCGTCGTACTTGGTGGCGATGGCAAAAACTTACTGCTGCAACCCTAG
- a CDS encoding DUF11 domain-containing protein, which yields MCIKPYSKLRWRYRTAITLTTLSLLNPVAALAQATPPTPTSAGDTAVARTPLVNQAAYEYAEPNSQLQFRTNTSQLTTQPTPLVDPLGRILGCNGAVLPDYTGFSVALYEVNPADPTGTELGNLVTLTTTEVPDIQDNGIPGGLTPNRLNLNPFPLSNAVPENERGVYNFLFDPSRGQIDAGSQYILVITPPSGSVFQQRRIRLEIVESIGSVGNSVVRYIATSLDGQPVEITGATEFQDTIAFVSNAETIGLDLLALEFTARMCQPNQVQIIKSADRALSEPGETAIYRLSIRNRADAPLTGVDVSDILPQGFKFLPNSVRGEIDNQIVPITATVNGNTVQFTTDANIPADRVLNVAYATQLNSDSIRGTGRNSAVVTARREDNGLNVKDGPATHQMRISPGLLADCGVIIGRVFDDRNFDGEKQPDEPGIPNAVVFLDDGNRITTDAKGMYSVSNVLSGSRTGVLDLTSIPGYTLAPNEKVKARRSQSRLVRLAPGGLVRMNFAVTPTSKSAGQL from the coding sequence ATGTGTATCAAACCTTATTCAAAATTACGATGGCGTTATCGTACAGCCATCACGTTAACGACGCTATCGCTGCTGAATCCCGTGGCAGCACTGGCGCAGGCCACGCCACCAACCCCGACGTCGGCTGGTGATACAGCGGTAGCACGAACTCCGTTGGTCAACCAGGCGGCCTATGAATATGCGGAGCCAAATTCCCAGCTGCAGTTTCGGACGAATACGAGTCAACTGACAACGCAGCCGACGCCATTAGTTGACCCGCTGGGTCGGATTCTGGGTTGTAATGGCGCCGTATTGCCTGACTATACGGGTTTCTCCGTGGCTCTCTACGAAGTGAATCCGGCGGACCCGACGGGGACGGAACTGGGGAACTTAGTGACACTTACAACAACGGAAGTGCCGGACATTCAAGATAATGGTATTCCGGGTGGTTTAACGCCCAACCGGCTGAACCTCAACCCATTCCCGCTATCGAATGCGGTACCGGAGAATGAGCGGGGTGTTTATAACTTTCTGTTTGATCCGAGTCGTGGCCAAATCGACGCCGGCAGCCAATATATTTTGGTGATTACGCCACCCAGTGGTTCGGTCTTTCAACAACGGCGGATTCGGTTAGAGATTGTCGAAAGTATTGGTTCTGTTGGTAATAGCGTGGTCCGATACATTGCCACTTCGCTCGATGGTCAACCCGTTGAAATTACTGGCGCAACAGAGTTTCAAGATACGATCGCCTTTGTCTCAAACGCGGAGACGATCGGACTAGATCTGTTGGCGTTGGAGTTCACCGCTCGGATGTGCCAGCCCAATCAGGTTCAGATTATCAAGAGTGCCGATCGAGCCTTATCCGAACCGGGCGAAACCGCAATTTACCGTTTGTCGATTCGGAATCGGGCCGATGCCCCATTGACTGGGGTGGATGTCTCCGACATTCTCCCGCAGGGCTTTAAGTTTCTGCCCAATTCTGTCCGAGGCGAGATTGATAATCAGATCGTCCCAATCACCGCCACCGTGAATGGGAATACGGTGCAATTTACAACGGATGCGAATATCCCCGCCGATCGGGTTTTGAATGTGGCTTATGCCACGCAACTAAACTCGGATTCGATTCGGGGTACGGGGCGTAACTCGGCTGTAGTAACGGCTCGACGTGAAGATAATGGCCTCAATGTAAAGGATGGCCCCGCAACGCATCAGATGCGGATTAGTCCCGGTTTACTAGCTGACTGTGGCGTGATTATTGGGCGAGTGTTTGATGACCGTAACTTTGATGGTGAAAAGCAACCGGATGAGCCAGGGATTCCGAACGCCGTCGTCTTTCTCGACGATGGTAATCGCATTACGACCGATGCCAAGGGGATGTACTCGGTTTCGAATGTGCTATCCGGCAGTCGCACCGGCGTCCTCGACCTCACGAGCATCCCTGGCTATACCCTTGCTCCGAATGAAAAAGTTAAAGCTCGTCGGAGTCAATCGCGGCTGGTGCGGTTAGCGCCCGGCGGACTTGTGCGAATGAATTTCGCGGTTACTCCAACGTCAAAATCGGCAGGCCAACTATGA
- a CDS encoding carotenoid oxygenase family protein, with the protein MVPTSPPTTPTMRPWAKAIRHIPTEFQQQDLTILSGDIPLGLQGTLYRNGPGRLVRNGQTMGHWFDGDGAILGVKFAAGQAQATYRFVQTTGYQAETKAERLLFNNYGTHPPGSWLQRLRGLKNSANTSVMALDDRLLALWEGGQPHQLDLADLATQGFDDLAGSGGRLSNGNTYSAHYKQDAHTGEIFNFGMQVGYQPGQGLGGQIQLYRSNRAGRIQQQSHFFVRGIPLLHDFVLAGRYMVFCIPPVRVQPLPLVLHRQTFSEAMRWQPERGTEIVIVDRDTLNVVQRITTDPWFQWHFSNGCELADGSIMLEIARYADFATNQFLKEVPTGHAPTIARSGLWQLRIDPQRGKILANSPRLERQCEFPSVAPEQVGQPWQTTYLSLQRQPFEGNELLSTIGRLTSSGDLAIAPMPAQHYAVEPIYAPNPEQPGQGWIITVVYNHPTAQSEVWIFAVDRLADGPIAQLRLPDIIPPGFHGTWKAA; encoded by the coding sequence ATGGTTCCTACCTCCCCCCCGACCACACCAACAATGCGCCCTTGGGCCAAGGCCATTCGCCATATCCCCACCGAATTTCAGCAGCAAGACTTAACAATCCTCAGTGGTGACATCCCCTTGGGCTTACAAGGAACCTTGTATCGCAATGGTCCGGGGCGCTTAGTGCGCAATGGCCAAACCATGGGGCATTGGTTTGATGGCGATGGCGCTATCCTGGGCGTTAAATTTGCGGCCGGGCAGGCCCAAGCAACCTATCGGTTTGTCCAAACCACGGGTTATCAAGCCGAAACCAAGGCTGAACGCTTACTGTTCAATAACTACGGCACCCACCCACCCGGTAGCTGGCTCCAGCGGTTACGGGGGTTGAAAAACTCGGCCAACACATCGGTAATGGCCCTTGACGATCGCCTACTCGCACTCTGGGAAGGGGGCCAACCGCACCAACTAGATTTAGCGGATTTGGCCACACAAGGATTCGATGACTTAGCGGGGTCCGGAGGCCGCCTGAGCAACGGCAACACCTATTCCGCCCACTACAAGCAAGATGCGCACACGGGTGAAATTTTCAACTTTGGCATGCAAGTGGGCTACCAACCGGGCCAGGGATTAGGCGGTCAGATCCAGCTATATCGCAGCAATCGCGCTGGCCGCATCCAACAGCAAAGCCACTTCTTTGTACGCGGCATTCCCCTGCTGCATGACTTTGTGCTGGCCGGACGCTACATGGTGTTTTGCATTCCCCCGGTGCGGGTGCAGCCATTGCCCCTAGTATTGCATCGCCAAACTTTCTCTGAGGCCATGCGCTGGCAACCGGAACGGGGCACCGAAATTGTGATTGTCGATCGTGACACACTCAACGTCGTCCAACGCATCACCACTGATCCTTGGTTTCAGTGGCATTTCAGCAACGGCTGCGAACTCGCTGACGGCAGCATCATGCTGGAAATTGCCCGCTACGCCGACTTCGCAACCAACCAATTCCTCAAGGAAGTCCCCACGGGCCATGCCCCAACCATCGCCCGGAGTGGCCTCTGGCAGCTCCGCATCGATCCACAGCGCGGCAAAATTTTGGCCAACAGTCCCCGACTCGAACGGCAATGTGAATTTCCCAGCGTCGCACCAGAACAAGTCGGCCAACCCTGGCAAACCACCTATTTATCCTTACAGCGGCAACCCTTCGAAGGCAACGAACTGTTATCCACCATCGGTCGCCTCACGTCATCGGGAGATTTAGCGATCGCACCGATGCCCGCGCAGCATTATGCAGTCGAACCGATTTACGCCCCCAACCCCGAACAGCCAGGCCAAGGCTGGATTATCACCGTGGTCTACAACCATCCGACGGCGCAAAGCGAAGTTTGGATTTTTGCGGTCGATCGCCTGGCTGACGGACCGATCGCCCAACTCCGACTCCCCGACATCATCCCGCCCGGCTTCCACGGCACCTGGAAAGCGGCTTAA
- a CDS encoding beta strand repeat-containing protein gives MNNKTRLPYRQVLAVMLAASGLVSLALPVLADGTVAGTSISNTANATYEDPNAPGTTIDATSNTVTVKVAEVAGITVTASGVTDVNGGQVQVGDALQYVYTVTNVGNDPTTFRVPNLATVTGPASVSGNLEISTDGGTTWTAITGADQLTPSIEAGGSVLVRVPVTVAAGAQANDLINVTLGDTPGDSQNQLRNPNGGDVYTVDNADGTGGNEVDGAPVNGTREAGMTQQVTVASTLKTYALATVLKSRSDYSDAGTPQITDDTLTYDLSIRVEGTDPTGNGITPAPLVGQSITVDTVASSRILVSDAIPKDTELAVAPTAPPGWEVVYTIDPVTTDANAAQWTTTAPTNLNTVTRIGFVNNPAVVTSVAPGSTVSGFAIQVKVAAGAVAPLTVNNMAQLFGQTPGTNVPVYDESGDQNPSNYDGTTPPTGTDTNNDGVPDTTPTVNDGYIDDPTDATATGTDPGNNNNGTGPDGEANVFVISEPTASAVQNGPENAPDAVGPTSVDDDFTNKSSLVPPDTAPGSTLDPAPVAFTNTVKNAGTDAGELKLEPKAPADPTDLPDGTTVTVTYGADSVSYEYNGGNFAIVSSTTGGTPITIPNFDPNDTINYGVEVNLPADTPLSTDAADTEPEKGFPVPIVASIDNYTTDANNDGVKDGGNDGAVDATNETIDRVYTGFLKMLKESRILPGSGPAPATADTTFSTDEKNPSPGNIIEYRISYTNISEAQAGTGNVLLNASNVQIVEDGTLSTVLGDGKNNWALDNDSDGKLDTSNIVGSASDSGASTITFFNGKPATSAGADQTGTTFSTDVTKYVNTITGLVAPAEQRTFTFQRKMN, from the coding sequence ATGAATAACAAAACTCGCTTGCCCTATCGCCAGGTCTTGGCGGTGATGCTTGCTGCTAGCGGGCTAGTTTCCCTTGCGCTACCTGTATTGGCCGATGGAACTGTCGCTGGCACGAGCATTAGCAACACAGCTAATGCAACTTATGAAGATCCGAACGCACCCGGAACGACCATTGATGCAACTTCGAATACGGTGACTGTTAAAGTTGCGGAAGTCGCTGGTATCACCGTAACCGCTTCTGGTGTCACTGATGTGAACGGCGGCCAGGTGCAAGTTGGCGATGCCTTGCAGTATGTCTACACCGTTACGAACGTGGGTAACGACCCGACCACATTCCGGGTCCCGAACTTGGCGACTGTCACTGGCCCCGCTTCGGTCAGTGGGAATTTAGAGATTAGTACTGATGGTGGTACAACTTGGACGGCAATCACGGGCGCCGATCAGTTGACCCCGTCGATTGAAGCCGGTGGTTCTGTGTTGGTGCGTGTGCCCGTTACGGTTGCGGCTGGCGCTCAAGCAAATGATTTAATTAACGTTACCTTAGGTGATACTCCGGGTGATTCGCAAAACCAATTGCGTAATCCGAATGGTGGTGACGTGTATACCGTTGATAATGCTGATGGCACGGGTGGCAACGAAGTGGATGGAGCGCCGGTTAATGGCACTCGTGAAGCAGGTATGACACAGCAAGTTACGGTTGCGAGCACGCTCAAGACCTACGCTTTGGCTACGGTGCTGAAGAGTCGATCGGACTATAGTGACGCGGGGACGCCCCAGATTACGGATGATACGTTGACTTATGATCTGAGTATCCGGGTCGAAGGAACTGATCCCACCGGTAACGGGATTACACCGGCGCCTCTGGTTGGCCAAAGCATTACCGTTGACACGGTCGCATCATCCCGCATTTTAGTGTCGGATGCGATTCCGAAAGATACAGAATTAGCGGTTGCACCGACTGCACCACCGGGATGGGAAGTGGTTTATACCATTGATCCTGTTACGACTGACGCAAATGCAGCACAGTGGACAACCACTGCCCCAACGAACCTCAATACGGTTACCCGGATTGGTTTTGTGAACAACCCAGCGGTTGTGACTTCGGTTGCACCGGGTAGTACTGTTTCTGGGTTTGCGATTCAGGTTAAAGTTGCCGCCGGTGCTGTGGCCCCGTTAACAGTAAATAACATGGCACAACTCTTTGGTCAGACACCGGGGACGAATGTCCCGGTCTATGATGAATCGGGTGACCAAAACCCCAGCAATTATGATGGGACAACGCCGCCGACTGGAACGGATACCAACAATGATGGTGTACCGGATACAACGCCAACGGTAAACGATGGCTATATCGACGACCCGACGGATGCCACCGCGACCGGCACTGACCCGGGCAATAACAATAATGGGACAGGTCCGGATGGTGAAGCGAACGTCTTTGTAATTTCTGAGCCGACGGCATCAGCGGTCCAAAACGGTCCAGAAAATGCGCCTGATGCGGTTGGTCCAACGAGTGTTGATGATGACTTTACGAATAAGTCTTCGCTCGTTCCACCAGATACTGCACCCGGCTCAACGCTTGATCCGGCGCCAGTTGCGTTTACTAATACGGTCAAAAATGCCGGTACGGATGCGGGTGAACTGAAGTTGGAGCCTAAAGCGCCCGCTGACCCGACTGATCTACCGGACGGTACGACGGTGACGGTGACCTATGGTGCGGATTCGGTGAGTTATGAATACAACGGGGGGAATTTCGCAATTGTCTCCAGCACCACTGGTGGTACGCCGATTACCATCCCGAACTTCGACCCGAATGACACGATCAACTACGGTGTGGAAGTTAACCTTCCTGCTGATACGCCGCTCTCGACGGATGCCGCTGATACAGAGCCCGAGAAAGGCTTCCCTGTGCCGATTGTCGCATCCATTGATAACTACACAACGGACGCCAACAATGATGGGGTCAAAGATGGCGGTAATGATGGCGCCGTTGATGCGACTAATGAAACCATCGATCGTGTCTATACCGGCTTCCTGAAGATGTTGAAAGAATCTCGTATTCTACCGGGTTCTGGTCCTGCACCAGCGACGGCTGATACGACCTTCAGCACGGATGAGAAGAATCCTTCGCCGGGCAACATTATTGAGTATCGCATCAGCTATACCAATATCTCAGAAGCCCAAGCGGGTACCGGTAACGTGTTGTTAAACGCTAGCAACGTCCAGATTGTTGAGGATGGAACGCTGAGTACGGTTCTCGGTGACGGTAAGAATAACTGGGCCTTGGATAATGACTCCGATGGCAAGCTCGATACGAGTAACATTGTGGGTTCGGCCAGTGATTCTGGAGCTTCAACGATTACCTTCTTCAACGGTAAGCCCGCTACATCGGCGGGGGCGGACCAAACTGGTACAACCTTCTCCACTGACGTCACGAAGTACGTTAATACGATTACTGGATTGGTGGCCCCGGCCGAGCAACGGACCTTCACCTTCCAACGCAAGATGAACTAG
- a CDS encoding YajQ family cyclic di-GMP-binding protein, with product MASTYSFDVVSDFDRQELVNAVDQAMREITNRYDLKDTNTTLDLGETTIVITTNSDMTLQSVTDILGQKAVKRNLSLKIFEYGQVESASGNRVRQEVTLKKGLTQEIAKKISKMIRDEFKKVQGSIQGDAVRVTAKSKDELQAVMQLLNKADLPVALQYTNYR from the coding sequence ATGGCTTCCACTTATTCGTTTGATGTTGTCAGCGATTTCGATCGTCAGGAGTTGGTCAATGCGGTTGATCAGGCCATGCGCGAAATTACCAATCGTTATGATCTAAAGGACACTAATACAACCTTGGATTTGGGGGAGACGACGATCGTCATCACCACCAACAGCGATATGACATTGCAATCTGTGACCGATATTTTGGGCCAGAAAGCGGTCAAGCGAAATCTCTCGCTGAAGATTTTTGAATATGGCCAAGTTGAATCTGCTTCTGGCAATCGGGTGCGCCAAGAGGTGACCCTGAAGAAAGGCCTGACTCAGGAAATTGCCAAGAAGATCAGTAAAATGATCCGCGATGAATTTAAAAAAGTCCAAGGTTCGATTCAAGGCGATGCCGTGCGTGTTACGGCCAAGTCAAAGGATGAACTCCAAGCCGTGATGCAGCTTTTGAATAAGGCGGATTTGCCAGTAGCTTTGCAATATACCAATTACCGCTAA
- a CDS encoding metallophosphoesterase, whose translation MLVRSHLQVEQLQIPIRGLPERRRGLKIVQLSDFHYDGQLLSEDLLDQAIDLSNQANADLIVLTGDFVSAQPDPIRALAQKLTQLRSRYGSFAVLGNHDLIYPHARRDITQALTQIDVTVLWNQVVYPCGADFALVGLPDFWAKDFDPGSVLAAIDAQIPRLVLSHNPDSAAVLKSWRVDLQLSGHTHGGQIIIPGIGNLSAIAARQFDNLPPFIQAAFPIFRACQRVVKNWDWAAGYHQVGSNQLYVNRGLGTYPPGRLFCPPEVTVITLMPDHSPQKSPCDVLT comes from the coding sequence ATGCTTGTGCGCTCCCACCTCCAAGTTGAACAGCTCCAGATTCCGATTCGCGGCTTACCAGAACGCCGCCGTGGGCTGAAAATCGTCCAACTATCGGATTTCCACTACGATGGGCAATTACTTTCTGAAGACTTGTTAGACCAAGCGATCGACTTAAGCAATCAGGCAAATGCCGATTTAATCGTACTGACCGGCGATTTTGTCTCTGCTCAACCCGACCCAATTCGAGCACTGGCCCAAAAACTGACCCAACTCCGCAGCCGCTATGGCAGCTTCGCCGTACTAGGCAACCACGATTTAATCTATCCCCACGCCCGGCGGGACATTACCCAAGCCCTAACTCAGATCGATGTGACCGTCCTGTGGAATCAAGTTGTCTACCCCTGCGGCGCTGACTTTGCCTTAGTCGGCCTCCCGGATTTCTGGGCCAAGGATTTTGATCCTGGATCCGTATTAGCGGCGATTGACGCACAGATCCCGCGGCTCGTCCTCTCCCACAATCCGGATAGCGCAGCGGTCCTTAAGTCATGGCGAGTCGATTTACAACTGTCGGGGCATACTCATGGTGGGCAGATTATTATTCCTGGGATTGGAAATTTATCCGCGATCGCCGCCCGCCAATTCGACAATTTACCCCCGTTCATTCAAGCCGCTTTTCCCATATTTCGGGCCTGCCAACGCGTCGTTAAAAATTGGGATTGGGCCGCGGGCTACCACCAAGTCGGCAGCAATCAACTGTATGTCAATCGGGGCCTCGGCACCTACCCTCCAGGACGGCTATTTTGCCCGCCAGAAGTCACAGTCATCACCTTAATGCCTGACCACTCACCCCAAAAATCACCATGCGACGTCTTAACTTGA